The sequence ataaatgtCTCGACTCCTTCCGCAACAAAAGCAAATAAAAGCAGTCATGGTCTCTTTAGGTAGCCTCATTGCCTCACCTTTGCCCATTTGACAACAGCTTCAGCAACGTCCCTTAGCATTCCACCTCTAAATGGAGTCTTTAAACCAGTCTTAGGGGCCTAAAATAAAGATTATATTTTGTTCTCCTATTAGATTAATTTATCAatcacatataattaaaatatttctcgCTGATTAATATCATATTACCTCAACTCTCAACATCTGCCTTTCTTCCTGAGTCCAATCAGCAATCATGTCCACAACATTTTGCAATGAAGTCTCATCATATAGTAAACCCACCTtacaaaatataattgaaatcaagatttaaaatttcagaCTAACTGGGAAATAGGGTAAGAAAGATTTTAGAGATAATTTAGGATCTACGGCTAATAAGAAATAATGTTGATCAAAATAGGGCATTTACCCAAAAAGCTGGCAAAGCATATAATGTGCCTATTGGTCCTGTATCCGCACCTCTCATCTCCAGgtatttcctaaacctaacctgTATATATTATTGCACCAAAGGTTAAAACATCACAAATTTATATAAGAGTACtatcattgtttttcttataacaaggacaaataaaaataataaagggaaaaaaaaaaaaaaaaaaagcgaagaAGGTCGGATATACAAATATTCAAGCATCTGTTTCCCGATGAtaacttttttatataatatatataattaatcactgTCATCCACGAAAATTATACGGAATCATTTAAAAAACGTTATTCAATATGTTGTAGGACATTACAGTCATAAAGCATGTTGCATAACGTTATCTTGAATGATCCTgaatagatttttatatataatacatgtaATACTTGTGATATACCTCCGTAAATATTGTTCCCAAGTGGTAATTCCAATCATCCATGGTTGGAAATTCACCTGGCAAACAATCAAGTTTTCCTTCCATGAAATCCTACAGAAGATAGTATTACACAAAGGGCAATGAATCTCTCAGACTAATTTGTTATGCGATTGAAGTGGAAGGATTAAGAAGATATATAAATGCATACCCGGAAAGTTTTTCCATCACATAAAATGTGCTTATTTTGTCTACGAACAAAGAGCATTGGAACATCAAGTGCATAATCCACAAATGTCTCAAATCTATAATATCAAACAAGTTATGACTTATGAATAGCataaaacattaattcaacatggtaaaatatatatttataataatgttGTAAAATTATAGTTTTGTCTTTTGGCtgcaaaaagaaattttaaggttttttttttttttttttttttgtcttcatttatttggcGTTGTTAATTAGCTTCCTTTTAAGTCCGCATTTAGGATCATACataatagatctttttgaaaaagaacttttatgaaaaagttaataaatgttttattgtaAGTAAAAAAGTTGcattaaatactaaataaatttccatataagctaaaaaaactaaattaaatacccaTTAAGTTTCCATAAAAGCTAAAAGAAGagtttttttagaaaaacacaaaatttgAACTTCtctaaaacagcttaaaaaagttatttttttttgtcaacaagTGCTTGTTGACTTTTGCCaaacatctttattttttaacaaaaaatcttTTAACCCTCAAATAGAGCTTTTGACCTAAAAAAACTCTGCCAAATAGACACTTAAATAAAGGTAAAGTTTATAGAAATCTAATTCTCatgtaatgattttttttttttttttactatttatttggaAGTGGAAAAATATAGTTTTGGAAATTAGATTCCcatcaatatagaaaaataGATGAGAAAATTGTACTcaccaataaaaatgttattttaaaaattccaaagaaaataaatttagaatttattaaaatattaattgattcttaatttattacataatattaaatttaattatttataaattttaaattttctattacttACTGAACATAATATGAGAAAGATTcatttctaaaaaattaaattttgaaaattaattttttttaaaattttgacattttttaaaCAAGGgcgtaacaaataaatatatattgaacttACCCAAATGAgtcatcaaaaacaaaatggagCATACCCGTTCGAGAATCATCAAATTCCATCCAAACCTGGCTGTTTtacatacaaaaatattaattttaattcttaatttattattattgtagaaGCTTCATCAAATGGAAAAGCAAATTGATACTGTTGAGCAAGAGAAAGACCAAAAGGGGCAACCTTCTTTTGCTGAGATAACCATTTGGCTTGCCCTCAGCGAATGGTGAATTTGCAAATAAAGCAGTTGCTATCTGTTTGGTAAATTTGAAACTCATTCATGAGCTATAGCTATTGCATTCATGGAATTCAggatgataaaaaattaaaattaaaaaaaaattcaagagtgcacacacacacatgcatgtatatatatatattatataaattctcTTCTCTAGGTCCTGGAAGCCACATTTCTTGCATTTAAAGGTGCATATAAACATTTAAAAGCTGAATAATTAACAGCAACATATAATTGCATGAATGTGAATCCTGTACTAAAATTTTGTCCAAGATCAATCctcaataaaactaaataaatgaataaccatatatatatatatatatatatattaatagaagGATCAGAGCTTCTCACAGGTTGCAAAGCAAGACTAGCACGGAGTTTCTTGATCATGTCAGCTTCAGAACCGTAGTCCAAAttaacctatatatatagcaacctcatttaattttatggaaAAACTATTGGCCTTTACTCTATTGTTACTTTGAAAAAAATGATGTGATCAACCTCACcgagtgatgcaaaattcaaacACACCTGAATACTGCACATACGGTATAACATATCAAGTCCAAGTCTTCCAACTTTAGGTAAGAAGTTCCTCAAAATCTCATATCGTTCCTGGCCCAAAATAATTCGATCAGACTCATATCCAAGCTCCGACGGTTAATTTAtcccacaaaaagaaaaaaaaaaatccaaattttattttatatatgggaATATAGTTTGTAATTAAGAGCTTGCTATTTTTCTCTAGAAATATATAGACAAGTGTAGATGTTAAAGCAGAGTATAATAATTAGCCAGCTAGCTTGTTCCAATATTCCAAGAAGACTGACCAAACCCCTGATAAGAAATGGAGTTCAATTAATTAGAATACATGTGAtgtatataatatgttaaaatacTCAAAGTTAATGTTAACAGAGATATATAGCCACTTCTTAAATTAAGCATACTATTTAATATGTACTAGCTACTAGgtccataaaaattaaattagaaaacaaataacATTGACATTAATTAGTACCTTGGGAACTCTTGGTATCTCTTCGTTCTTCCATTTGGGATCGTAACCCATCCCTAAAAATCCAATTCCCATGTCTTTTGCCACCTccttaatctatatatataaaccaggTTAAATACGAAGAATGAGCAACAAAAAAACGCCAGTACAAAAtaattcctaaaaaaaaaaataataatctgtatatatatatatgtaccaaACATTTATTTAGATGGTCCActtatttaatatatacatatatatatatatatatatatacatatatttggataattaattaaaagagtaATATTATCAATTAGC comes from Ziziphus jujuba cultivar Dongzao chromosome 6, ASM3175591v1 and encodes:
- the LOC112488868 gene encoding glutamate--cysteine ligase, chloroplastic-like; this encodes MVRETNIQDREEENEGGSTNTGIAAPAAKQLTKGDLIDYFVSGCKPKDRWRIGTEHEKFGFELETLRPINYEQIKRLLYGIAEKFGWDPVMDGDNILGLEKGQQSISLEPGGQNEFGGAPVETLHQARDEIDTHIYQIKEVAKDMGIGFLGMGYDPKWKNEEIPRVPKERYEILRNFLPKVGRLGLDMLYRMCSIQVNLDYGSEADMIKKLRASLALQPIATALFANSPFAEGKPNGYLSKRSQVWMEFDDSRTGMLHFVFDDSFGFETFVDYALDVPMLFVRRQNKHILCDGKTFRDFMEGKLDCLPGEFPTMDDWNYHLGTIFTEVRFRKYLEMRGADTGPIGTLYALPAFWVGLLYDETSLQNVVDMIADWTQEERQMLRVEAPKTGLKTPFRGGMLRDVAEAVVKWAKEGLERRGLKESAYLDEIEEIAKTGETRAEKLLKLYHEEWEQNVDNVYKHEELLL